The Streptomyces cynarae genome contains a region encoding:
- a CDS encoding glycosyltransferase family 39 protein: MSSDTTTDYAPAGHEEPVPGGRGSRRETERADGPGGGRLTAALVFLVPTAAALAVILRGIGVRQLWRDEHATWWAATLSFHELSHLIRTIDVVFTPYYVLMHAWIAIAGDSPTAMRLPEAVAMACSAGLLALLGRRLFTTQTGVLAGLAFAVVPTVTRYGQEIRPYAFAVTAVLLSTLLLARALDQPSFKVWVGYTLSVPLIGWSHLASMAVLGAHLTMILIARRSGDRIAGWAYAAAGTLGLCFVLPAAIQGSGQSGQIAWNNPVQKDLLEFPKNLFGSWAVAVPVLALGLVGLFFAGKRALPLAVWVVLPPLATYVTASKLHLFLPRYLLFTLPAWVLLAAVAVTRLAGPVAGAKAGTGAAVRRGFGWVLAAAAVAGLLWQALPGIRETRQNAQGEPDFRGAARIIRAEQRKGDGIAFSGVMAERRAMAYELRDDPGRPRDVLMYWTPQELGSFGAGECPRPAPCLAKAKRLWLVSTTFDGQPLSGMPKQTAAAVESGFRVVRTRKLTSLQLVLLEPVKKAADGTADKDDASRRKVHA, encoded by the coding sequence ATGAGCAGCGATACGACGACCGACTACGCCCCCGCAGGGCACGAGGAACCCGTCCCCGGCGGCCGAGGGTCGCGCCGGGAGACCGAGCGGGCCGACGGCCCCGGCGGCGGCCGCCTCACGGCCGCCCTGGTGTTCCTGGTCCCCACCGCCGCCGCGCTGGCCGTGATCCTCCGCGGAATCGGGGTGCGGCAACTGTGGCGCGACGAGCACGCCACCTGGTGGGCGGCCACGCTCTCCTTCCACGAGCTGAGCCATCTGATCCGCACGATCGACGTGGTCTTCACGCCGTACTACGTGCTGATGCACGCGTGGATCGCCATCGCCGGCGACTCGCCGACCGCGATGCGCCTGCCGGAGGCCGTCGCGATGGCGTGCTCGGCCGGGCTGCTCGCGCTGCTCGGACGGCGGCTGTTCACCACGCAGACGGGTGTCCTCGCGGGACTGGCGTTCGCGGTCGTGCCCACGGTGACGCGTTACGGGCAGGAGATCCGCCCCTATGCCTTCGCCGTGACCGCCGTGCTGCTGTCGACGCTTCTGCTGGCCCGGGCCCTGGACCAGCCGTCCTTCAAGGTGTGGGTGGGCTACACACTGTCCGTGCCGCTGATCGGCTGGAGCCACCTGGCCTCCATGGCGGTGCTCGGTGCGCACCTGACGATGATCCTGATCGCACGGCGCTCCGGGGACCGGATCGCGGGCTGGGCGTACGCGGCGGCAGGCACCCTCGGCCTGTGCTTCGTCCTCCCGGCGGCCATCCAGGGCTCGGGGCAGAGCGGGCAGATCGCCTGGAACAACCCCGTCCAGAAGGACCTGCTGGAGTTTCCGAAGAACCTGTTCGGATCCTGGGCGGTGGCGGTGCCGGTGCTGGCGCTCGGGCTTGTGGGCCTCTTCTTCGCCGGAAAGCGGGCGCTGCCGTTGGCCGTGTGGGTCGTGCTCCCGCCGCTGGCGACCTATGTGACGGCCTCGAAGCTCCACCTCTTCCTGCCGCGCTATCTGCTGTTCACCCTGCCGGCCTGGGTACTGCTCGCGGCGGTCGCCGTGACCCGGCTGGCCGGTCCGGTCGCGGGCGCGAAGGCCGGGACGGGGGCGGCGGTGCGGCGCGGGTTCGGCTGGGTGTTGGCCGCGGCTGCCGTCGCCGGGCTCCTGTGGCAGGCGCTGCCGGGCATCCGGGAGACCCGCCAGAACGCGCAGGGGGAGCCGGACTTCCGGGGCGCCGCCCGCATCATCAGGGCCGAGCAGCGCAAGGGCGACGGGATCGCCTTCAGCGGGGTGATGGCGGAACGCCGGGCCATGGCCTACGAATTGCGCGACGACCCCGGGCGGCCACGTGACGTGCTCATGTACTGGACCCCGCAGGAGCTGGGCTCCTTCGGGGCGGGCGAGTGCCCGCGGCCGGCGCCGTGTCTGGCGAAGGCCAAGCGGCTGTGGCTGGTGTCGACCACGTTCGACGGGCAGCCGCTCAGTGGGATGCCGAAGCAGACGGCGGCCGCGGTCGAGAGCGGGTTCCGCGTGGTCAGGACCCGGAAGCTGACCAGCCTCCAGCTGGTGCTGCTGGAGCCCGTGAAGAAGGCCGCGGACGGCACAGCGGACAAGGACGACGCGTCCCGGCGCAAGGTGCACGCCTGA
- a CDS encoding polyprenol monophosphomannose synthase produces MTYDLGGVRVTVVMPTYNEAANLPRMAEAVLGLPIDGLHLKIVDDSSPDGTGRIAEELAEKHNWDGRWRMSVLHRTEKDGLGRAYVAGMSAALAEGAAYVVQMDADGSHPVEAVPRMLGTAMASGVGLVIGSRYVEGGALDEEWGKHRVLLSRFANRYARTVLGTKIRDITAGFNLWSAQTLRDVDLATVDSAGYSFQVELKFKAVRAGHSAVEIPIRFEERTEGVSKMNLATQVESALVPLRLRMRNRRS; encoded by the coding sequence ATGACGTACGACCTGGGGGGTGTCCGCGTCACCGTGGTGATGCCCACCTACAACGAGGCGGCGAACCTGCCGCGGATGGCCGAGGCGGTGCTGGGACTGCCGATCGACGGGCTGCATCTGAAGATCGTCGACGACTCCAGCCCGGACGGCACCGGACGGATCGCCGAGGAGCTGGCCGAGAAGCACAACTGGGACGGCCGGTGGCGGATGAGCGTGCTGCACCGCACCGAGAAGGACGGGCTGGGGCGTGCCTACGTTGCGGGCATGAGCGCCGCGCTCGCCGAGGGCGCCGCGTACGTCGTCCAGATGGACGCCGACGGCAGTCACCCGGTGGAGGCGGTGCCGCGGATGCTCGGCACGGCCATGGCCTCCGGGGTCGGCCTGGTGATCGGCAGCCGGTACGTCGAGGGCGGAGCACTGGACGAGGAGTGGGGCAAGCACCGGGTGCTGCTGTCCCGCTTCGCCAACCGGTACGCCCGGACCGTGCTCGGCACCAAGATCCGGGACATCACCGCCGGTTTCAACCTGTGGTCCGCGCAGACCCTCCGGGACGTCGACCTGGCCACCGTTGACAGCGCCGGCTACAGCTTCCAGGTGGAGCTGAAGTTCAAGGCCGTCCGGGCCGGTCACAGCGCCGTGGAGATCCCGATCCGGTTCGAGGAGCGCACCGAGGGCGTGTCCAAGATGAACCTCGCGACGCAGGTCGAGTCGGCGCTCGTGCCGCTGCGACTGCGGATGCGCAACCGACGGAGCTGA
- a CDS encoding GtrA family protein yields MSGRHALPSRLGNLYREIAKFGLVGLSGFVLNLAVFNLIRTVAHWQTVRASVAATAVAIMGNYIGLRYFAYRDRGQEERSGQKKELGLFLFFSAVGLVIENSVLYVTTYAFGWDSTLANNICKFLGIGIATLFRFWSYRTWVFKTAGRRPEHTEAVSRGAAPAFHAPPAEPVETYFSFSGERTSP; encoded by the coding sequence ATGAGCGGACGGCACGCGCTGCCCTCGCGGCTGGGGAACCTGTACCGCGAGATCGCGAAGTTCGGCCTGGTGGGGCTCTCGGGATTCGTGCTCAACCTCGCGGTCTTCAACCTCATCAGAACTGTGGCCCACTGGCAGACGGTCAGGGCGAGTGTGGCCGCGACCGCTGTCGCCATCATGGGCAACTACATCGGCCTCCGGTACTTCGCATACCGGGACCGCGGACAGGAGGAGCGGAGCGGCCAGAAGAAGGAACTGGGTCTCTTCCTCTTCTTCAGCGCGGTCGGCCTGGTCATCGAGAACTCGGTCCTCTACGTGACCACCTACGCGTTCGGCTGGGACAGCACGCTCGCCAACAACATCTGCAAGTTCCTCGGCATCGGCATCGCGACCCTCTTCCGCTTCTGGTCCTACCGGACGTGGGTCTTCAAGACGGCCGGCCGCCGGCCGGAACACACGGAGGCGGTCTCCCGCGGTGCTGCGCCCGCCTTCCACGCACCGCCGGCCGAGCCCGTGGAAACCTACTTCAGCTTCTCCGGCGAGAGGACATCACCATGA
- a CDS encoding mannose-1-phosphate guanylyltransferase — protein sequence MSEAILLVGGKGTRLHPLCTFTPKPLLLVAGVPLLTHQLARAAAAGVTRIVFATSYLAELFEREYGDGAGLGLELVYVTETEPLGTGGAIRNAARHLTCGPDEPVLVFNGDILSGLDIRGLRDGHVASGADVTLHLTRVADPRAYGLVPTDEHGRVMTFLEKPERPEEIVTDQINAGCYVFTRSVIDTIPEGRVVSVERETFPGLLASGALLRGVVDETYWLDLGTPSAFVTGSADLVRGHVSSPALPGPTGDALILPGARVDPLAVLTGGTAVCDGAVVEAGAVVEGSVVLPGARIGRGALVQRSVVGRDAVVGECTSVVEAVVGDHAHLGPHNEVPAGVRVDCGVHLPERAVRVSVPTHLG from the coding sequence ATGAGCGAAGCCATCCTCCTCGTCGGCGGCAAGGGCACCCGGCTGCATCCGCTGTGCACCTTCACCCCCAAGCCCCTGCTACTCGTCGCGGGCGTGCCGCTGCTGACCCACCAACTGGCCCGCGCCGCGGCGGCGGGGGTGACCCGGATCGTCTTCGCCACGTCCTACCTGGCGGAGTTGTTCGAGCGGGAGTACGGCGACGGCGCCGGACTGGGCCTGGAACTCGTGTACGTCACCGAGACCGAGCCCCTGGGCACCGGTGGCGCGATCCGCAACGCCGCCCGCCACCTGACCTGCGGCCCCGACGAACCCGTCCTGGTGTTCAACGGCGACATCCTCAGCGGTCTCGACATCCGGGGACTCAGGGACGGTCACGTCGCCTCCGGCGCCGACGTGACCCTGCACCTGACCCGGGTCGCGGACCCGCGGGCCTACGGGCTGGTCCCCACCGACGAGCACGGCAGGGTCATGACGTTCCTGGAGAAGCCCGAGCGCCCCGAGGAGATCGTCACCGACCAGATCAACGCGGGCTGCTACGTCTTCACCCGCTCCGTCATCGACACCATCCCCGAGGGCCGGGTCGTCTCCGTCGAGCGGGAGACGTTCCCGGGCCTGCTGGCCTCGGGCGCCCTCCTGCGCGGCGTCGTCGACGAGACGTACTGGCTGGACCTCGGCACACCGTCGGCCTTCGTCACCGGCTCCGCCGACCTGGTGCGCGGCCATGTGTCCTCACCCGCGCTCCCCGGCCCGACCGGGGACGCCCTGATCCTGCCGGGGGCGCGGGTCGACCCGCTGGCGGTGCTGACGGGAGGCACCGCGGTGTGCGACGGGGCCGTGGTGGAGGCGGGGGCCGTCGTGGAGGGCAGCGTCGTCCTGCCCGGGGCCCGCATCGGCCGGGGGGCGCTGGTCCAGCGGTCCGTGGTGGGGCGGGACGCGGTCGTCGGCGAGTGCACCAGCGTCGTCGAGGCGGTGGTCGGCGACCACGCGCATCTGGGACCGCACAACGAGGTCCCGGCGGGCGTGCGCGTCGACTGCGGCGTTCACCTGCCCGAGCGGGCGGTCCGCGTCTCGGTGCCCACACACCTCGGCTGA
- the rplM gene encoding 50S ribosomal protein L13: MRTYSPKPGDVTRQWHVIDAQDVVLGRLATTAATLLRGKHKPIYAPHVDAGDFVIIINADKVHLSGNKRTQKMAYRHSGYPGGLRSIRYDDLLANNPEKAIEKAVKGMLPKNSLGRQMLSKLKVYKGDQHPHAAQQPVPFEITQVAQ, encoded by the coding sequence GTGCGTACGTACAGCCCCAAGCCCGGCGATGTGACGCGTCAGTGGCACGTCATTGACGCGCAGGACGTCGTCCTGGGCCGTCTCGCCACCACCGCTGCCACTCTCCTGCGTGGCAAGCACAAGCCCATCTACGCGCCCCACGTGGACGCTGGTGACTTCGTCATCATCATCAACGCGGACAAGGTCCACCTGTCCGGCAACAAGCGGACCCAGAAGATGGCGTACCGCCACTCCGGCTACCCGGGTGGTCTGCGCTCGATCCGCTACGACGACCTGCTGGCGAACAACCCCGAGAAGGCCATCGAGAAGGCCGTCAAGGGCATGCTCCCCAAGAACTCCCTGGGCCGTCAGATGCTCTCGAAGCTGAAGGTCTACAAGGGTGACCAGCACCCGCACGCTGCCCAGCAGCCGGTGCCGTTCGAGATCACCCAGGTCGCGCAGTAA
- the rpsI gene encoding 30S ribosomal protein S9, whose amino-acid sequence MAETTAEQPLEELDIDSYTTETEVPLEGEYTSESLASRFGEPQPAAGLGRRKNAIARVRIVPGTGKWKINGRTLEDYFPNKVHQQEVNEPFKVLELEGRYDVIARIAGGGVSGQAGALRLGVARALNEADVDNNRGPLKKAGFLRRDDRAVERKKAGLKKARKAPQYSKR is encoded by the coding sequence GTGGCCGAGACCACTGCCGAGCAGCCGCTCGAAGAGCTTGACATCGACAGCTACACCACCGAGACCGAGGTCCCGCTGGAGGGTGAGTACACCTCCGAGTCCCTCGCCTCCCGCTTCGGTGAGCCCCAGCCGGCCGCCGGCCTGGGCCGTCGCAAGAACGCCATCGCCCGCGTCCGGATCGTCCCGGGCACCGGCAAGTGGAAGATCAACGGGCGCACGCTCGAGGACTACTTCCCGAACAAGGTGCACCAGCAGGAGGTCAACGAGCCCTTCAAGGTGCTCGAGCTCGAGGGCCGCTACGACGTCATCGCCCGTATCGCGGGTGGCGGCGTCTCCGGTCAGGCCGGTGCGCTCCGTCTCGGTGTCGCCCGCGCCCTGAACGAGGCGGACGTCGACAACAACCGCGGTCCGCTGAAGAAGGCCGGCTTCCTGCGCCGCGACGACCGTGCGGTCGAGCGCAAGAAGGCCGGTCTGAAGAAGGCCCGCAAGGCTCCGCAGTACAGCAAGCGCTAA
- the glmM gene encoding phosphoglucosamine mutase, producing MGRLFGTDGVRGVANADLTAEMALGLSVAAAHVLAEAGTFEGHKPKAVVGRDPRASGEFLEAAVVAGLASAGVDVLRVGVLPTPAVAYLTGALGADLGVMLSASHNAMPDNGIKFFARGGHKLADELEDRIEGVYEEHRTGAPWDRPTGAGVGRVTSYDEGLDQYVAHLLGVLPNRLDGLKIVLDEAHGAASRVSPEAFTRAGAEIVTIGAEPDGLNINDGCGSTHLDKLKAAVAEHGADLGIAHDGDADRCLAVDHTGEEVDGDQILAVLALAMRERSALRSDTVVATVMSNLGFKLAMEREGIQLVQTAVGDRYVLEEMKEKDYALGGEQSGHVIILDHATTGDGTLTGLLLAARVAQTGRTLRDLASVMERLPQVLVNVPDVDKSRVGSSPDLAAAVTEAERELGATGRVLLRPSGTEPLVRVMVEAADIDQARSVAGRLADAVKSALG from the coding sequence GTGGGACGACTCTTCGGCACGGACGGCGTGCGCGGTGTCGCCAACGCGGATCTCACGGCCGAGATGGCGCTCGGCCTGTCCGTCGCGGCGGCGCACGTACTGGCCGAGGCGGGCACGTTCGAGGGCCACAAGCCGAAGGCGGTGGTCGGACGGGACCCGCGCGCGTCCGGGGAGTTCCTGGAGGCCGCCGTGGTCGCCGGTCTCGCCAGCGCCGGCGTGGACGTGCTGCGGGTCGGCGTGCTGCCCACTCCGGCCGTCGCGTATCTGACGGGCGCGCTCGGCGCGGACCTCGGCGTGATGCTCTCCGCCAGCCACAACGCCATGCCCGACAACGGCATCAAGTTCTTCGCCCGCGGCGGCCACAAGCTCGCCGACGAGCTGGAGGACAGGATCGAGGGCGTGTACGAGGAGCACCGCACCGGCGCCCCCTGGGACCGCCCCACCGGGGCCGGGGTCGGCCGGGTGACGTCGTACGACGAGGGCCTCGACCAGTACGTGGCCCATCTGCTGGGTGTCCTGCCGAACCGTCTCGACGGGCTGAAGATCGTCCTCGACGAGGCGCACGGCGCCGCCTCCCGGGTCTCGCCCGAGGCGTTCACGCGCGCGGGCGCCGAGATCGTCACCATCGGCGCGGAGCCGGACGGCCTCAACATCAACGACGGCTGCGGCTCCACCCACCTGGACAAGCTGAAGGCCGCCGTCGCCGAGCACGGCGCCGACCTCGGCATCGCGCACGACGGTGACGCCGACCGCTGCCTCGCCGTGGACCACACCGGCGAGGAGGTGGACGGCGACCAGATCCTCGCCGTGCTCGCGCTGGCGATGCGGGAACGTTCCGCGCTGCGCTCCGACACCGTGGTCGCGACGGTCATGTCCAACCTGGGCTTCAAGCTGGCCATGGAGCGCGAGGGCATCCAGCTCGTGCAGACCGCGGTCGGCGACCGGTACGTGCTGGAGGAGATGAAGGAGAAGGACTACGCGCTCGGCGGCGAGCAGTCCGGCCACGTCATCATCCTCGACCACGCCACCACGGGCGACGGCACACTGACCGGCCTGCTGCTGGCCGCGCGGGTCGCCCAGACCGGCCGTACGCTGCGGGACCTGGCGTCCGTGATGGAGCGGCTGCCGCAGGTGCTGGTCAACGTGCCGGACGTGGACAAGTCCCGGGTCGGCTCGTCCCCGGACCTGGCCGCCGCCGTGACCGAGGCGGAGCGGGAGCTGGGCGCGACCGGGCGGGTGCTGCTGCGGCCGTCGGGCACCGAGCCCCTCGTACGGGTCATGGTCGAGGCCGCGGACATCGACCAGGCGCGGTCGGTGGCGGGACGGCTGGCGGACGCGGTGAAGTCGGCGCTCGGCTAG
- a CDS encoding DUF389 domain-containing protein: MLHLRLITPTGQTAEAVRLIEGTVGTTHLVVIPGAARNPAGDVVMCDVAREAADELLSALQELGLESTGSIAVENIDLSLSRRADKAEAEAPGEGADAVLWEHLTEATHEESTLSITYLAFITLATVIAACGVVLDNAILIVGAMAVGPEFGPLAGIGTALVQRAPRLALRSLTALLAGFAVAMAVTVGFSLFMDAVGLFSEEQLEGARPNTGFVYAPDWFSFVVAVLAGAAGTLSLTSAKSGALVGVAISVTTVPAAANAAVALSYGDTGQTWGSTKQLLLNLLGIVVAGTITLLAQKWIWSKQRERSLKARRL, from the coding sequence ATGCTGCATCTGCGCCTGATCACCCCCACCGGGCAAACGGCGGAGGCGGTGCGTCTGATCGAGGGGACGGTCGGCACCACGCACCTCGTCGTCATACCGGGTGCCGCCCGCAACCCCGCAGGGGACGTCGTGATGTGCGACGTCGCCCGCGAGGCCGCGGACGAACTCCTCAGCGCGCTCCAGGAGCTGGGCCTGGAGAGCACCGGTTCCATCGCCGTCGAGAACATCGACCTGTCGCTGTCCAGGCGGGCCGACAAGGCCGAGGCGGAGGCCCCGGGCGAGGGCGCGGACGCGGTGCTGTGGGAGCACCTGACGGAGGCCACGCACGAGGAGTCGACGCTGTCGATCACCTACCTCGCGTTCATCACGCTGGCCACCGTGATCGCGGCGTGCGGTGTGGTGCTCGACAACGCGATCCTGATCGTGGGCGCGATGGCGGTGGGCCCGGAGTTCGGCCCACTGGCGGGGATCGGCACGGCGTTGGTGCAGCGGGCGCCCCGGCTCGCGCTGCGCTCGCTGACCGCGCTGCTGGCGGGGTTCGCGGTGGCGATGGCCGTGACGGTGGGGTTCAGCCTGTTCATGGACGCGGTCGGCCTGTTCAGCGAGGAGCAGCTGGAGGGTGCCCGGCCCAACACCGGCTTCGTCTACGCCCCCGACTGGTTCTCCTTCGTCGTGGCGGTCCTCGCCGGAGCCGCCGGCACGCTCTCCCTGACCTCCGCCAAGTCCGGCGCGCTCGTCGGGGTCGCCATCTCCGTGACGACGGTCCCGGCCGCCGCCAACGCGGCCGTCGCACTGAGTTACGGCGACACCGGGCAGACCTGGGGCTCCACGAAACAGCTCCTGCTGAACCTGCTGGGCATCGTGGTGGCGGGGACGATCACGCTGCTGGCCCAGAAGTGGATCTGGTCCAAGCAGCGCGAACGTTCCCTCAAGGCGAGGCGTCTCTAG
- the coaA gene encoding type I pantothenate kinase — protein sequence MPRSAHRPRPEATPYVDLTRAEWSALRDKTPLPLTAEEVEKLRGLGDVIDLDEVRDIYLPLSRLLNLYVKATDGLRGALNTFLGEQGSQSGTPFVIGVAGSVAVGKSTVARLLQALLSRWPEHPRVERVTTDGFLLPTRELQARGLMARKGFPESYDRRALTRFVADIKAGKDEVTAPVYSHLIYDIVPGRKLTVRRPDILIVEGLNVLQPALPGKDGRTRVGLADYFDFSVYVDARTEDVEQWYLSRFRKLRETAFQDPSSYFRKYTQVSEEEALDYAGTMWRTVNKPNLVENIAPTRGRATLVLRKGPDHKVQRLSLRKL from the coding sequence AGTGGAGTGCGCTGCGCGACAAGACGCCGCTGCCGCTGACCGCCGAGGAGGTCGAGAAGCTGCGCGGTCTGGGCGACGTCATCGACCTCGACGAGGTGCGGGACATCTACCTGCCGCTGTCACGGCTGCTCAACCTGTACGTGAAGGCCACGGACGGCCTCAGGGGCGCCCTGAACACCTTCCTCGGCGAGCAGGGCTCCCAGTCCGGGACACCGTTCGTGATAGGCGTCGCCGGCTCCGTCGCCGTCGGGAAGTCCACCGTGGCCCGTCTTCTCCAGGCCCTGTTGTCCCGCTGGCCGGAGCACCCTCGGGTCGAGCGGGTGACCACGGACGGGTTCCTGCTGCCCACGCGGGAACTGCAGGCGCGGGGCCTGATGGCGCGCAAGGGGTTCCCCGAGTCGTACGACCGCCGCGCGCTCACCCGTTTCGTCGCCGACATCAAGGCCGGCAAGGACGAGGTGACGGCGCCCGTCTACTCCCACCTGATCTACGACATCGTCCCCGGCCGGAAGCTCACCGTGCGCCGCCCGGACATCCTGATCGTCGAGGGGCTGAACGTCCTCCAGCCCGCCCTCCCCGGCAAGGACGGCCGCACGCGGGTCGGTCTCGCGGACTACTTCGACTTCAGCGTGTACGTGGACGCGCGCACCGAGGACGTCGAGCAGTGGTACCTCAGCCGGTTCCGCAAGCTGCGCGAGACCGCCTTCCAGGACCCCTCGTCGTACTTCCGCAAGTACACCCAGGTCTCCGAGGAGGAGGCCCTCGACTACGCCGGCACCATGTGGCGTACCGTCAACAAGCCCAATCTGGTGGAGAACATCGCCCCCACCCGCGGCCGCGCCACCCTGGTGCTGCGCAAGGGTCCGGACCACAAGGTGCAGCGGCTGAGCCTGCGGAAACTGTGA